The proteins below come from a single Chrysoperla carnea chromosome 1, inChrCarn1.1, whole genome shotgun sequence genomic window:
- the LOC123305049 gene encoding uncharacterized protein LOC123305049 produces the protein MVNIQHKLSLFPKFTVVLQISRCSCYQRRYYQRNDKTRHYSTTQATQANAKTCYVTTTITHYLVYQTTTITTNTNKYLLNKIKYFYQYSIYCTYSTIFKNNNGLRSHLNGVVRCNNETTTNLISITAKNITKMWKFATRTFKEAFSNGTVFGCGNGSGTSNGVTSYCRCTLNNIYNNDEQQLLLQSTSTLSDNNEDNENNLVVTDESPNIKNNFNYCLYKNLYQISFKCSNTLQSLGWYINHFLSLQQNSAINKPQIKQTPVNHKELIILDTKNYKKIGIRLADLTLTATPKLSKTIITNALNPQIIETFQLKDVKTKNNSQSSLSTENNTIIVNSTSSTTESFIDLKSNITKNEDPIRQIEINVPKNDTNNSPKTTETQNTKNKNEQAIEDAAARFAFVTGVLENQLGAAYLKQQQKTNNSNLDIALGHFEAGTLYKNASAAFNLGLCYELGIGTKQNYQAAAKCYKTAIELGGHTKAMYNLAIYYIKGLGDLPQDFNLAYQLFLNAAQKGHLQSIQALHSVKEYNNKNVNNKTTTSLQEKQLLTC, from the exons atggTGAATATTCAacataaattatcattattccCAAAATTTACAGTTGTATTACAAATATCAAGATGTTCATGTTATCAAAGAAGATATTATCAACGAAATGACAAAACCCGCCATTATTCGACTACACAAGCAACGCAGGCAAATGCTAAAACAT GTTATGTAACGACCACAATTACACATTATCTTGTGTatcaaacaacaacaataacaacaaatacaaacaaatatttattaaataaaataaaatatttttaccaatattcaatatattgtacatattcaacaatatttaaaaataataatgggttACGAAGTCATTTAAATGGCGTTGTACGCTGTAATAACGAAACAACAACAAACTTAATATCAATAACAGCaaagaatattacaaaaatgtgGAAATTTGCAACAAGAACATTTAAAGAGGCATTCAGTAATGGTACAGTATTTGGTTGTGGTAATGGTAGCGGTACTTCAAATGGTGTTACATCGTATTGTCGATgtacattaaataatatatacaataatgaTGAGCAACAATTATTATTGCAATCAACATCAACATTAAGTGATAATAATGAAGATAATGAGAATAATCTGGTCGTAACTGATGAATctccaaatataaaaaataattttaattattgtttgtataaaaatttatatcaaatatcattTAAGTGTAGt AATACGTTACAATCACTTGGATGGTATATCAATCATTTTCTATCGCTACAACAAAACAGTGCCATCAATAAACCGCAAATAAAACAAACACCTGTTAATCATAAAGAATTAATCATATTAGatacaaaaaactataaaaaaattggaatacgACTAGCTGATTTAACTTTAACAGCCACACCAAAATTATCCAAAACAATTATTACAAATGCTTTAAATCcacaaattattgaaacatttcaattaaaagatgtaaaaacaaaaaataatagtcaAAGTAGTTTATCTActgaaaataatacaattattgtaaatagcACAAGTAGTACCACCGAatcatttattgatttaaagtCGAATATTACCAAGAATGAAGATCCAATACGCCAAATTGAA ATAAATGTGccaaaaaatgatacaaataataGCCCAAAAACAACAGAAACTCAGAACACAAAGAATAAGAATGAACAAGCAATTGAAGATGCAGCAGCACGTTTTGCATTCGTTACAGGCGTATTAGAGAATCAATTAGGTGCAGCATacttaaaacaacaacaaaaaaccaaTAACTCAAATTTAGATATAGCATTAGGCCATTTTGAGGCTGGTACATTATATAAGAATGCGTCGGCTGCATTTAATTTAGGTCTGTGCTATGAATTGGGTATTGGTaccaaacaaaattatcaagCAGCCGCTAAATGTTACAAAACAGCAATTGAACTAGGTGGCCATACAAAAGCAATGTATAATTTAGCAATATATTATATCAAAGGTTTAGGTGATTTACCGCAAGATTTTAATTTagcatatcaattatttttaaatgctgCACAAAAAGGACATTTACAATCAATACAAGCTTTACATTCAGTCAAagaatataacaacaaaaatgtgAATAACAAAACAACAACTAGTTTACAAGAAAAACAATTACTGACctgttaa
- the LOC123305059 gene encoding triokinase/FMN cyclase-like, with translation MSQKIINKYINDVSTCIDDNLKGFVQVYPGLKLISNHRVVMINFDNQPLDKDKVKDTICKCISIGENKITVIEDSNVGVICGGGGGHEPFAAGYVGYGMLNAAISGSVFASPPTVNILYAIRTIAQINKGGVLVIIPNYTGDCLNFGLAIETAIEDGIRVDSVIVNDDCALIQQTKGTDSPSKVGARGLGAMVIVQKISGAMACDGHKLEDIVAMINNNILNNVGSMGCCLRACSLPGQSLLFEIDNNEIEMGVGLHGEAGFRRTKYTTLHDILKELIQKIITSVGIQENDSIVLLVNNLGGLAKIEENIINNQLVNILNNKFKIKVLRIYSGNIITSLDMHGVQITILNMKSNVRKDILKYLDAHTEAPAWPKTKYIINNLNNNNDNIIEDNTTETSQLESAAPDSTNQILSDANILLLKKTIYKAAKAIIENEQYLNKLDSGCGDGDCGSTLKLFAKGITLTNINDFPSTPFNIFKKLSTIAESKMGGTSGAIYSLFFTGITKYIKTLSTTFNWSHAINNGLGSIMKYSKAKEGDRTMLDVLIPVCNEIKKIDFNDEKNINNVLNKINELANQNCDKTKFMQAKAGRAAYVEYQSNQDVDAGAYAVKIIVNNIVATIIKS, from the exons ATgagtcaaaaaataattaataaatacataaatgatgTATCAACATGTattgatgataatttaaaagGTTTTGTACAAGTATATCCtggattaaaattgatttcaaatcaTCGAGTggttatgattaattttgataatcaacCATTAGATAAA gaTAAAGTAAAAGATACAATTTGTAAATGTATATCTAttggtgaaaataaaataacagtaATAGAAGATAGTAATGTTGGTGTAATTTGCGGGGGCGGTGGGGGACATGAACCATTTGCTGCTGGATATGTGGGGTATGGAATGCTAAATGCAGCAATTTCTGGTTCAGTGTTTGCATCTCCTCCAACagtgaatattttatatgcaaTACGAACAATTGCTCAAATTAATAAAG gtGGAGTACTAGTGATAATACCTAATTACACAGgcgattgtttaaattttggacTTGCGATTGAAACGGCAATTGAAGATGGTATTCGTGTTGATAGTGTTATTGTCAATGATGATTGTGCATTAATACAACAAACCAAAGGTACAGATAGTCCAAGCAAAGTAGGCGCACGTGGTCTGGGCGCAATGGTTATTGTACAAAAG ATTAGTGGCGCAATGGCTTGTGATGGTCATAAATTAGAGGATATAGTTGCAatgataaataacaatattttaaataacgtcGGCTCAATGGGATGCTGTTTGCGTGCATGTTCTTTACCTGGACAGTCATTACTTTTCGAGATAGataataatgaaattgaaatggGTGTTGGTCTACATGGCGAGGCTGGTTTTAGGCGTACCAAATATACAACTTTACATGATATATTGaaagaattaattcaaaagATTATAACTAGTGTTGGTATCCAAGAGAATGATTCTATAGTTCTACTTGTCAATAATTTAGGCGGGTTAGCAAAAATAGAagagaatattattaataatcaattagTGAATATATTAA ataataagtttaaaataaaagtattaagaaTATACAGTGGAAATATTATTACATCATTGGATATGCATGGTGTACAAATAACAATATTGAATATGAAAAGTAATGTacgaaaagatatattaaaatatttggatgCCCATACTGAAGCACCTGCTTGGCCAAAAACCAAGTATATAATCAATAATCTTAATAACaacaatgataatattattgaagATAATACTACTGAGACAAGCCAATTGGAGTCAGCAGCTCCAGATTCAACGAACCAAATTCTTTCCGAtgctaatattttattattaaaaaaaaccatttataaaGCTGCGAAAGCGATTATTGAAAATGagcaatatttaaataagttggATAGTGGTTGTGGTGATGGAGACTGTGGTTCAACGCTTAAACTTTTTGCAAAAG GTATAACATTGACAAACATAAATGATTTCCCATCGACAccattcaatatatttaaaaaattatcaacgaTTGCTGAAAGTAAAATGGGTGGCACTTCTGGTgcaatttatagtttattttttaccggcataacaaaatatataaaaacattatcaaCAACCTTCAATTGGTCACATGCCATAAATAATGGTTTAGGATCAATTATGAAATATAGTAAAGCAAAAGAGGGTGATCGTACAATG tTGGATGTACTAATACCTGTTTGTaatgaaataaagaaaattgattttaatgatgaaaagaatataaataacgTATTGAATAAGATAAATGAATTAGCAAATCAAAATTgtgataaaactaaatttatgcAAGCCAA AGCTGGACGAGCTGCTTATGTTGAATATCAATCCAATCAAGATGTAGATGCGGGAGCATATGCTGTGAagattattgttaataatatagtTGCTACAATAatcaaatcataa